A single window of Flavobacterium sp. 140616W15 DNA harbors:
- the pgk gene encoding phosphoglycerate kinase: MKTLKDFDFKNKKAIIRVDFNVPLDENFNVTDATRIEAAKPTIDAILAQGGSVILMSHLGRPKGVEEKYSLKHILKTASDILGVPVQFATNCVGDVAKDAAANLKPGEVLLLENLRFHDEEEAGDVAFAKELASLGDIYVNDAFGTAHRAHASTTIIAQFFPNEKCFGTLLAKEIESLNKVLKNSEKPVTAVLGGSKVSSKITVIENILDKVDHMIIGGGMTFTFIKAQGGKVGNSICEDDKLELALEILRLAKEKGVQIHIPVDVIAADDFSNTANTQVVDVYAIPDGWQGLDAGPKSLANFEKVIMDSKTILWNGPLGVFEMESFAKGTIALGDYIAASTANGAFSLVGGGDSVAAVKQFGFEEKMSYVSTGGGAMLEMLEGKVLPGIAAILD; the protein is encoded by the coding sequence ATGAAAACTTTAAAAGATTTTGATTTTAAGAATAAAAAAGCAATAATTCGTGTTGATTTTAACGTGCCATTAGACGAAAATTTTAATGTTACAGATGCAACTCGTATAGAAGCAGCAAAGCCTACAATAGATGCGATATTAGCACAAGGCGGAAGCGTGATTTTAATGTCACACTTAGGAAGACCAAAAGGAGTTGAAGAAAAATACTCTTTAAAACATATTTTAAAAACAGCTTCAGACATCTTAGGTGTTCCTGTACAGTTTGCTACAAATTGTGTTGGAGATGTTGCCAAAGATGCTGCTGCTAATTTAAAACCAGGCGAAGTATTATTACTAGAAAATTTACGTTTTCATGACGAAGAAGAAGCAGGAGATGTTGCTTTTGCAAAAGAACTAGCATCACTAGGTGATATCTATGTAAATGACGCTTTTGGAACAGCACATAGAGCACATGCTTCGACAACAATAATTGCCCAATTTTTTCCAAACGAAAAATGTTTTGGAACATTATTGGCAAAAGAAATAGAAAGCTTAAATAAAGTACTTAAAAATAGTGAAAAACCTGTTACAGCAGTTCTAGGTGGATCTAAAGTTTCTTCGAAAATTACTGTTATCGAAAATATTTTAGACAAAGTTGACCATATGATTATTGGGGGAGGAATGACATTTACCTTTATTAAAGCACAAGGTGGTAAAGTAGGAAATTCTATTTGTGAAGATGACAAATTAGAATTGGCACTTGAAATTTTGAGATTGGCTAAAGAAAAAGGCGTTCAAATTCATATTCCAGTTGATGTTATTGCTGCAGATGATTTCTCAAATACAGCAAATACACAAGTAGTAGATGTATATGCAATACCTGATGGATGGCAAGGTCTTGATGCAGGTCCTAAATCATTGGCAAACTTTGAAAAAGTAATCATGGATTCAAAAACGATCTTATGGAATGGACCATTAGGAGTTTTTGAAATGGAATCTTTTGCTAAAGGAACAATTGCTTTAGGTGATTATATCGCAGCATCAACAGCAAATGGAGCTTTCTCATTAGTAGGAGGAGGAGATTCAGTTGCAGCTGTAAAACAATTTGGTTTCGAAGAAAAAATGAGTTACGTATCTACCGGAGGTGGAGCAATGTTAGAAATGCTAGAAGGTAAAGTTTTACCTGGAATAGCAGCTATTTTAGACTAA
- a CDS encoding type IX secretion system membrane protein PorP/SprF, whose amino-acid sequence MKKIIISFLLMAVTSGYSQELNLPVFTQYLADNPFVVSSTFAGIGDNLRIRANGLTQWVGIKDAPDNQSLYADFRILDRSGVGISLYNDKNGYTRQTGAKISFAHHLILDYYSKQYLSFGISYNINNFKININEFNPTYENPLPDPSITDNRFVSNNNFDVGVLYRNKAFYLSFNASNILNKEIDRFDGIEPNLLRNYQIYSGYVFRGAENNRIEFEPSVYYQLFAGDKRSSTDFNFKFRQYNRYEDYYWLGVSYRFLNDQFFQPLMVGPMAGFKKSDFYFGYSYQASLNRIGAYNSGTHVVTIGFDFLQAISNCPCTQNPVHD is encoded by the coding sequence ATGAAAAAAATTATCATATCATTTCTACTTATGGCTGTAACATCAGGTTACAGCCAGGAGTTAAATTTGCCAGTTTTTACGCAGTACCTAGCCGATAACCCATTTGTAGTCTCTTCAACATTTGCAGGTATTGGTGATAACTTAAGAATACGTGCCAATGGTTTAACACAATGGGTAGGTATTAAGGATGCGCCAGACAATCAATCGCTTTATGCTGATTTCAGAATTTTGGATCGTTCAGGAGTGGGAATCTCACTTTATAACGATAAGAATGGTTATACAAGACAAACAGGAGCCAAAATATCATTTGCGCACCACTTAATTCTTGATTATTATTCAAAACAATACCTATCATTTGGTATTTCGTATAACATCAATAATTTTAAAATTAATATAAACGAGTTCAATCCAACGTACGAGAATCCACTACCGGATCCGAGTATTACCGATAATCGATTCGTTTCTAATAATAATTTTGATGTAGGAGTGTTGTACCGTAATAAGGCATTTTATTTAAGTTTTAATGCAAGTAATATTCTAAACAAGGAAATAGATAGATTTGACGGAATAGAGCCTAATTTGCTTCGAAATTATCAAATATATTCAGGTTATGTTTTTAGAGGAGCCGAAAATAATCGTATCGAGTTTGAACCATCGGTTTATTACCAATTATTTGCTGGAGATAAACGTTCAAGTACCGATTTCAACTTTAAATTCAGACAATACAACCGTTACGAAGATTATTATTGGTTAGGAGTTTCTTATCGATTCTTGAACGATCAGTTTTTTCAGCCATTAATGGTTGGTCCAATGGCAGGTTTCAAGAAATCAGATTTTTATTTTGGATATTCATACCAAGCTTCGCTTAACCGTATTGGAGCCTATAATTCAGGAACACATGTCGTAACCATAGGATTTGATTTCCTTCAAGCAATTAGTAATTGCCCATGTACCCAAAATCCAGTTCACGATTGA